One Clupea harengus chromosome 3, Ch_v2.0.2, whole genome shotgun sequence DNA window includes the following coding sequences:
- the LOC116219145 gene encoding trichohyalin-like has protein sequence MNNNTKEIEKQKEKLERKAKKEEMLKELETAECQRQIQMEEKKQRERERLLDVQRREMQEEKQELELQKIKTSEREKKLKEREQKMKEKNQSELQQMEEKWRVLAQQKEDEWDERCKEIEKQREKAERVAKAEHDRLQKLERTESQRQIKMKEEKQRQTERLLEVQRMEMVENKRELELQKCPEADKEEKLKEMEQRLKEKSQSELQQMEEKWRVLAQQKEDEWDERCKEIEKQREKAEREAKEERVRLQELERQEQQRQMIKELQKERESFLKIQRKESKQRKMDEKQQLELQKAAVAEKEEKLKEMERKMTEKNQTELKQMEENWTKTAQQKEEQWKERCRAIEKQKEEAEKEAKKDKEILQEQRRTEQQMQIEMEELREVERRDNAERQREMEKRKLDKERKEEERLRQSQIKITQREFELQKVVEAEMEEKLKEIERNIQETNIAKLRQTEEKWTAVAQQKENEWKERCREIEKQKEEAETEAKKGEERLQELQREKLQRQIEVDKQKERERFLEIQKREIEERQKKLEMEKIKEEKRVRHIEERQREIELKREMELQKTAEAEKLKETERIMKEKNESELRQMEEKWKAIAQQKENEWKERCEQIEKQRKEAESRRLVEEAKREERRLQEVERENLQKHLQTEEEKQKDKDRLLETQKMEMEESELEMGQKELEMERKEEKSLRHIAERQREIELKREMELQKTAEAEKLKETERSMKIKNEAELRQIDEKFKATGQQKENEWKERCEQIEKQRKEAESRRMVEEAKREEERFQEVEREKLQKQLQTDEKTSAQGINSGQPFKSKWQIRLEKEKEKQREARRNAGERQRKAQEAWKEELKRREEKRKNDEEGRYWFEHPEEWRKLQEQLAIKKEDERRLQLEKKWEEEARRMEERKKREQEIEDEMRRERERQRETKRQKEIEKQEIEMKLQLELEKQRELERQRELEMEREREQEMERERELE, from the coding sequence GGAGCaaaagatgaaagagaaaaaccAAAGTGAGCTGCAACAAATGGAGGAGAAGTGGAGAGTATTGGCTCAGCAGAAGGAAGATGAATGGGACGAGAGGTGTAAAGAGattgaaaaacagagagaaaaggcagaaagagTGGCCAAGGCAGAGCACGACAGATTACAAAAACTGGAGAGAACAGAAAGTCAAAGACAGATtaaaatgaaagaggaaaaacaacgacagacagaaagacttcTAGAGGTTCAGAGGATGGAGATGGTGGAGAACAAACGAGAACTGGAGTTGCAGAAATGTCCTGAAGCTGACAAGGAAGAAAAACTCAAGGAAATGGAGCAACGGCTGAAAGAGAAAAGCCAAAGTGAGCTGCAACAAATGGAGGAGAAGTGGAGAGTATTGGCTCAGCAGAAGGAAGATGAATGGGACGAGAGGTGTAAAGAGattgaaaaacagagagaaaaggcagaaagagaggccaaggaagagagagtgagattgcAAGAGTTAGAAAGACAGGAACAACAAAGGCAGATGATAAAGGagctacagaaagagagagagagtttcttgAAGATACAGAGGAAGGAGAGCAAACAAAGGAAGATGGATGAGAAACAGCAACTGGAATTACAGAAAGCTGCCGTagcagaaaaagaggagaaacttaaagaaatggagagaaagatgacagaaaaaaatcagACTGAGCTAAAACAAATGGAGGAAAACTGGACAAAAACAGCCCAACAGAAGGAAGAGCAATGGAAAGAAAGATGCAGAGcgatagaaaaacagaaagaagaagcagaaaaagaagccaaaaaagacaaagagataTTACAAGAGCAaaggagaacagaacagcaaATGCAGATTGAAATGGAAGAACtaagagaggtagaaagaagaGATAatgcagagagacaaagagagatggagaagagaaagctggacaaagagagaaaagaagaggagagactaAGGCAAAGCCAAATTAAGATAACACAAAGAGAATTTGAGTTACAGAAAGTTGttgaggcagagatggaggagaaactCAAGGAAATTGAAAGAAACATACAAGAGACAAACATCGCTAAGCTTAGACAAACAGAGGAAAAGTGGACAGCAGTAGCCCAGCAAAAGGAGAAtgagtggaaagagagatgcagagagattgaaaaacaaaaagaggagGCAGAAACCGAGGCtaaaaaaggggaagagagattgCAAGAACTGCAGAGGGAGAAACTACAAAGGCAAATTGAAGTggacaaacaaaaagagagagaaaggtttcTGGAGATCCAAAaaagggagatagaggagagacaaaaaaagttggagatggagaaaattaaagaagagaaaagagtaaGGCATAttgaggagagacaaagagagattgagCTAAAACGAGAAATGGAGTTACAAAaaacagcagaggcagagaaacTCAAGGAAACTGAAAGAatcatgaaagaaaaaaatgagtcTGAGCTGCGACAAATGGAGGAAAAGTGGAAGGCAATTGCTCAGCAAAAGGAGAAtgagtggaaagagagatgtgaacaAATAGAGAAACAaaggaaagaggcagagagtagaCGGCTGGTGGAAGAAGCCAAGAGAGAGGAACGGAGATTgcaagaggtagaaagagaaaaCCTTCAAAAGCATCTTCAAActgaagaggaaaaacaaaaagacaaagataGACTCCTGGAGACCCAAaaaatggagatggaggagagcgaACTAGAAATGGGACAGAAAGagttggagatggagagaaaagaagagaaaagtctGAGGCATATTgcggagagacaaagagagattgagCTAAAACGAGAAATGGAGTTACAAAAgacagcagaggcagagaaacTCAAGGAAACTGAGAGAagcatgaaaataaaaaacgaGGCTGAGCTGCGACAAATAGACGAAAAATTTAAGGCAACTGGTCAGCAAAAGGAGAAtgagtggaaagagagatgtgaacaAATAGAGAAACAaaggaaagaggcagagagtagaCGAATGGTGGAAGAAgccaagagagaggaagagagattccaagaggtagaaagagaaaaactTCAAAAGCAGCTTCAAACTGATGAAAAAACTAGTGCACAGGGAATCAATTCTGGACAGCCTTTCAAATCGAAATGGCAAATACGtttggagaaagagaaggagaaacagagagaggccaGGAGAAATGCaggtgagaggcagagaaaggcaCAAGAGGCATGGAAAGAAGAGcttaaaaggagagaggagaagagaaagaatgatgaAGAGGGGAGATACTGGTTTGAACACCCAGAGGAATGGCGCAAGCTCCAGGAACAGCTGGCCATCAAGAAAGAGGACGAACGACGACTGCAACTGGAGAAGAAATGGGAAGAAGAGGCAAGGAggatggaagagagaaagaaaagggagcaAGAAATTGAGGATGAAATGAGacgtgagagggagaggcagcgaGAGACTAAGCGACAGAAGGAAATAGAGAAACAGGAGATTGAAATGAAACTCCAactagaattagaaaaacagcGGGAActggaaagacagagggaactggaaatggaaagagagagagaacaggaaatggaaagagagagagaactggaa